A genomic window from Bubalus bubalis isolate 160015118507 breed Murrah chromosome 11, NDDB_SH_1, whole genome shotgun sequence includes:
- the ACYP1 gene encoding acylphosphatase-1 yields the protein MSMAEGDTLISVDYEIFGKVQGVFFRKYTQAEGKKLGLVGWVQNTDQGTVQGQLQGPASKVRHMQAWLETKGSPKSHIDRASFHNEKVIVKLDYTDFQIVK from the exons ATGAGCATGGCAGAAGGGGATACCCTGATATCAGTGGATTATGAAATTTTTGGAAAGGTGCAAGGAGTGTTTTTCCGCAAGTACACTCAG gCTGAGGGTAAAAAGCTTGGATTAGTAGGCTGGGTCCAGAACACTGACCAGGGCACAGTGCAAGGACAGTTGCAAGGGCCCGCCTCCAAAGTACGTCATATGCAGGCATGGCTTGAGACAAAAGGAAGCCCCAAGTCACACATCGACAGAGCAAGCTTCCACAATGAGAAGGTCATCGTAAAGCTGGACTACACAGACTTCCAAATTGTGAAATAA